From Paenibacillus sp. PL2-23:
GATGGATTCCATACTGACTGTATAGGTGGCTGTGGCGCCCGCAGCCGCGAGATTGGCCTGCTGGATCAGGGTGTTCAGAATGCTGGATACCGCCTGAGTCGATGCGCCGCCTTCATTCGCTCGATTGACGATTAAACCGACCTCGGACACTCCTTCTTGCTCAGGCAGCACAATAAGCGCGTCAACCTCCTCGCTTTGAATCCAATCCTTGCCTTGCTGTATGGAGACGGTCCCGCCGCTCTTCACCTCAAATACAGGAATTTGCTGAAGCTGGCCCAGCAATGCGCTTGAGGACGCGTTAGGCGAAGGATCCGCGACGGCAATCGTCGCCTTGAATGGGCTGGAGCCGCCGCCTCCAAAAATAACCATAAACAACACCATTAAGATAATAGGAAAAAACAAATTCCAGAACCAGACCTGCTTGTCGCGGAACATCATTTTGACTTGAGCGGTGAACATGCTTGCGAACTGCTTGGCAGCCATCCTCAGTCCCTCCATTCCTTGCCCGTGAAGGCGATAAATACGTCCTCCAGGCTCATCTCGCGAATCGAAATCTGCTCTACCCGATACCCATTATTCTTCGTAAAACCAAACAAATGATAGAGTGTTTCCTCCGGTTTTGTCGTCCACAGCTTAAGCGACGTGCCTTCGAGCTCTGTACGAACGACGGCGTTATCCTGCAGGGCAGACAGCTCCGTCTCTGCTGCCGCTGCAGCGCCGTCGAGGAACGACAGCCGGACCTCGCGCTCCTTGGTCAGCCGGTCTATCAGCGCAGCGGGCGTGTCCAGCGTTACGATTCGGCCCTGATCTACAATGCAGACGCGGTCGCTCAGCTTCTCCGCTTCTTCCATGTAGTGCGTGGTTAGTATGATCGTCTTGCCAATCCCCTTCAGCTTGAGAATGATATCCCATATGTTGCGGCGGGCTTGGGGGTCCAGGCCGGTTGTAGGCTCGTCGAGAAAAATAATGCCGGGATCATTAATCATCGCCAGTCCGATTGCGAGACGCTGCTTCTGTCCCCCGGACAGCGTCTTCACGTGCTTGTTCCTCTGCTCCGTCAGGTTAATCATCTCCATTACTTCACCAGCGGGACGGCAATGGGTGTAGAAGGTGGAGAACAGCTCCAGGTTCTCCTGAACCGTCAGCAGATCGAACAGGGCGCTGGATTGGGGCTGTACGCCAATCTGGCGTTTAATACGATCCTCGTCCCTGGCCCAGGTCAAGGAGCCGAAGCGAATGTCGCCGGAATCAGGCGGCAGCAGCCCTTCAATCATTTCGAGCGTGGTTGTTTTGCCGGCGCCGTTCGGTCCGATAATGGTAAAAATTTCGCCGGGCATCGCGGTGAAGCTAATCTCCTGTACGGCTTTAACATCGCCGAACGACTTGCGCAATTGATGTACTTCCAATACGGGCAAGGCCATTGATGGATCACTCCTTTTTTTGGCATAAGCGTCAACTGGGATCTCTGCTAAGTCACATTGTAGCAAACACATGGGGGAGTCGATTACGGTCCAGGGAACGCAGTCATCTCCGTCTGAAGACTGAGATTGGCAGGTTTTGGCGGCGCTTTAGCGAATGTAAGTAGAGTGGATGTTGAATAATGGGTGCGGGAGAGGGGAAGCGCAATGAAAGCTATCAGATGGGGAATTATCGGCTGCGGCAATGTGACGGAGGTGAAGAGCGGGCCCGGATTTCAGAAGGCGGAGGGAAGCGAGCTGGTTGCGGTAATGAGGCGCAATGGCGAGCTTGCTGCGGATTATGCCGCCAGACATGGCGTGCCAAGATGGTATGATGATGCGGACAAGCTTATCCAGGACCCTGAGGTGGACGCTGTGTACGTGGCGACTCCACCTTCGTCGCATAAGGAATACGCGATCAAATGCGCGGCGGCCGGGAAGCCGGTCTATGTCGAGAAGCCGATGGCTCTGGACGCTGAGGAATGCCAGCACATGCTTGAGGCTTGCGAGGAGAAGGGCGTACCTTTGTTTGTTGCATTCTATCGGAGGGCTCTGCCGTATTTCACACGGATCAAAGAACTGCTGGAGAGCGGCGCGATTGGCGAGATACGTTATTTGACCATGACGCAGCATCAGCCAGCAGGAGTCAATAGTGGAGCGGAAGTCCTGCCGTGGCGCCTGGACCCCGCCGTCTCGGGCGGCGGACTGTTCGTCGACCTCGCGAGCCACACGTTGGATATTATGGACTTTCTGCTCGGGCCGATCCGCTCCGTTCAAGGAGCCGCGGGCAACCAAGCCGGCTTGTACGCGGCGGAGGATATCGTGACGGGAAGCTTTGTGTTCGAGAACGGCGTGCAGGCGACGGGTACATGGTGCTTCAGCGCTTACGACTACTGCGATCGGAACGAGCTAGTGGGGAGCAAGGGAAAGCTTGTATTCTCGACGTTCGGCAACGAACGAATAGAAGTGATCACCGCTGAGGGTGTGGAGGTCATTGAACTGGAGAAGCCGCTCCATATTCAGCAACCGCTTATCCAGCTCATTGTGAACGAGCTGCGCGGCGGCGAGCCAAGCCCGAGCAATGGCCTCAGCGCAATGCGTACAAGCAGGGTAATGGATGAGCTGCTGCGGGACTACAAGACGGGGCGACAATAGAAGGGGCGGTGTGCATTTTTGAATCTTAACGGCACTTGTTGAAGCAATCGACTGCCTAACGGACAAAATGTAATCTTAGCGCACAAATTTGACTGGTGCAGATCGTAATTCGCGCGCTAACGATGCATTTTGTCCGTTACAGATTCAATCGCGTTGAAAACTGGCGCTAACGTTAAGAAGTGAACGTTAGAGATGGCTGCTCCCAGAGAGGCTAGTTGCCGATGGCGCATAGCCTGGCTGAATGTTCGCTCCCAAGCTACGCCAATAGTCCGTCCGTTACAAAGTCTTGAAGTCGCAAGCTCGACTCATTCGTGTTCATCTAATGATGGTTACGCCAGCACCAGCACGCCGAAGCCTTCGAGCGAGATGGTGCCCTGGAGCTTGCGGCCCGTCAGCAGGTCCGTCTTGGCCTCGCGAAGTGTCATTTCGGCAGGCTCTTCCGCATAATTCAGCAAGAAATAGAGCGGGCCGGCGGCATCCTCACGAATGGCGAGCTCAACCTGCGGCGGCAGCTCCAGAATGCCCTCCGCCGGAGATTGCAGGCCGATGCGTGAGATGACCTGCGCCGCGGACGCTTCGTCGAAGACGGCGCCGTAGTACCAGGCCTCGCCTTGGCCAAACGCGTTGCGAGTCACCGCTGGCTTGCCGGCGTAGTGGTCGCTAGCGTATGTCGCGATGATCTCCACCGTGTCGCTCTCCGGCAGCAGCACGTCGTTGAAGCGGTCGGCTGCTGTGTCGGCTGCGGCGATGCCGGCAGACTCATCCGACAGCCAATTCATGCGGACTGCGGCGCGTGTACCCTTCACCATTGTAAACTCCTCGACCGAAATACCGCAGAGCTTGGCTGCCGCGCCCGGGAACGGACGCATATAGCATTGCGCCCGATCGTCCTTGTAGCCGGTACGGCAGGCGAACACGACAATACCGCCTTGGCTAACGTATTCCTCTAACAGAGCTGCGGCTTCGTCCGTCATAATTGCTGCGTGCGGGTAGATCAAGGCTTTGTACTTCCGCAGCTCCTCAAGCGTCGTTCCTTGGCGCAGGCAGAGGGTATCGCACGGAATGTGCCTTCTCGTTAACGCCTTGTACCAAGCGGTGCGGCTCTGCCAATAGAACGGGCCATGCCATACATCGTATTCGCCGTCCCACTCGTTGTCGTAATCGCGGACAATGGCGACCTCCGCCTTGTACAAGGTGCTTGCGATACGCGCTCCGGCTTCAGCAAGCTCACGGCCAATCCCTCTTGCCTCACGAATCCGTCTGTTCTCACGGTTATGGTAATCATTCAAGCCGTGCCAATACATCTCATGGCCGAACGTCGCGGTGCGCCAGCGGAAGTAGACGACCATGTTGGCGCCGTGCGCAATGGACTGGTACGTCCACAGCCGCATCTGGCCAGGCTTCGGCGATGGCATATCCAGTCGGTTCACCCAACCGCCGGGACCGGCTTGCTGCTCCATGACGCAGAACTGCGGGGAGATGGAACGCACGGTGCTGAGTGTCTGGCTCCAGCCTCTGTCCGCCAGCGGGCTCTCTTCATTGGGATCCTGGAAGATGGTTGAGAACTGCGGATACGAATCATAGCTGAAGAAGTCAAGCAGCTCGTCAGTCATACGGTGGCTGTCCAGATGTCCGAACAGGCCGTTGGTCGTTACCCAGTGCCGGGGCGCGATCTCCCGAATGATATCAACCTGAACCTTGGCGAAATCGATGACGCTGTCGGATATAAATCTTTTTTCGTCCAAATAGAGATGAGGATTCGGCTGCTTGCCCGCTGTTGTCATACGGGACAGATGGACCTGGGACCAGTCCGTATAGGTTTGGCTCCAGAACACTGTACCCCATGCCTCGTTCAAAGCCTCAAGACTGCCGTATTTGCGCTGCAGCCATTCCCGGAAAGCCGCGTGATCAGCAGGCGAATAAAACTCCGAAATTTCACAGTTGAACTCGTTGTCAATCTGCCAGCCGACAATAGCGGGATGATCGCGGTAATGCTCTGCCATCCTCCGTACGATAATAGCGCACAGCTCCCGGTACTTCGGGCTGTTGTAGTTGTAATGGCGGCGCAGCCCGTGTTCAATCGTCTGTCCGTTGAAGTTGACGTTCAGCACCTCCGGATACTTCTGCGTGAGCCAAGCGGGCGGCGTTGCTGTTGGTGTGCCCATAATGATCTGCAGTCCATGCTGATGGGCGAGCTCCAGCGCTTTGTCGAACAGCTCGAAGGAGAAGACACCCTCCCGGGGCTCGAAGATCGACCAGGCGAATTCGCCGACTCGAACGATCGAGATGCCGAGCTCCGCCATGCGGCGGAAATCATCCGCCCAGAGCTCCTCCTTCCAGTGCTCCGGGTAATAGCAGACTCCAAGTCGTAAATGGTCAAGCGCGGTTGTTGGCTGATTCATGCATGCTCCTCCTACATCAAAATATTGCGATTATAATTGGAATAGATATAGTGTAAGATGCTTTTCGACTCGCGTATATGACAATATCCTGCGACAGATAGTACAATATTGCTAAACGCTGTTTCAAAAGGAGAGTGCGCCTGCATTGCATATCCACTGTATCGTTCCCAAGCCGTCGTATCCGCTGTATGTCTGTTATCCCGACATGTTCGGACGTTACTCTGACTTCCCTCACCATGCGGAGCGAAGAGAAGAAGGCGTTCTGAAGGAATATAATCTTCATCTCATATTTGGGGGCGGCGGGTATGTGGTAGGAGAAGACGGGGAACAGGTTCAAGTGAAGGCGGGAGAAGGCTTTCTATTCGCGAAGGAAGCGTTCCAGCAATATGGTTCAAGCCAGTCGGACCCATGGGATGTCAGGTGGATTCACTTCACGGCGTCCATTCCTTCTGCAATGCTTAGGGGGGCGGATGAGGCAGGAGCCTGGCTGTTCTCCTTCTCGGAAGGTGCGAGAATGCAGGAGCTGACGGATCGTATGTATGAGCTTAGCGATTCGTTCGGCTTGGGGAGCGAAGCGGCCATTTCGGCTTTGCTGTACGAGCTGCTAGCTCAGTTGGATCAGCATACTGAAAGTCTGGAGGGCGCTGCGGCGCTCCGGAAGCGCCGGGAAATGCGGGAGGCTGCCGATATCATTCGCAGCCGGTGCCGGGAGGCCTGGGATATCGCGGGCATGGCGAAGCTGACCGGGTATAGCCCTTATCATTTTATCCGAGTGTTCGGAGATGTCATGGGGAGGACGCCCATTCGCTATCTGACGGAGTGCCGCATGTTGGAGGCGAAGCTGCTGCTTGCCACCTCGGGGCTGCCGATCAAGGACGTTGCGCAACGGTGCGGCTTCTCGCAAGCAAGCTATTTCATCCGCGTCTTCCGAGGGATGGAGGGTCTGTCGCCGTCCGCTTATCGTGAGCTCCACGGCCGACATGGCCAGTCGTAACAGGAGGTTACGGCAATCTGGAAGTGCCAAGCATGCCATTCGGTGCTAGAATGGAGGATATGACTTCTGCCGGATGGCGGAGGAAGCTTGAGGGGAGAACGTACGGAATGTGGCTTACCTATTCAATACTTGCGGCAATCAGCTTTGGGCTTCGAGGCATCCTATATCATTGGACCAGCCAGAAGCCTGTGAGCCGCAACGCGCTTCTATGCGGCACTTTTACGATGGGAGCGGTTATTAACCTGGCATTATGGCTGCTGCTGAGCTCCGAGTGGACGACTGCTTGTCTGATCGGGATGCAGATGGGGCTGTTTTCCTTCGGCGCGAATGCCAGCATGTTCAAAGGCTTTGCGGTGGGCAAGGCGTCGCTTGTTGCTATATTAACGGCACTGCCGTCCGTTGTTGTGGTGGCGCTTGCTTATTTGATGTGGGATGAACGATTGTATGCCGCGCAGCTTATCGCGTTTCTTATTATCGTAGGCGGCGTGCTGCTGGTTCGGTATTCCAATGATCTGTCGCTTCGCAATCTGCAGGGGGCACAGTGGGGCTTGCTGGCGCTGCTGCTGTTCGCCGGCAATGATCTGTCGGGCAAATGGTCGACTATTATGGAGGCGTCGTTATATCCGACTTTGTTTATGATGTTCTCGACTGGCGCGTCCTGCTTTGGCCTGTGGTGGTGGAAGGATACAAGGAGCGCAGCAGCCCGCAGCCGGGCTGCCGCTGCTTCGGAGGCGGCGGTGACGGAGGAGGTTCGTATAGCCGCGGCAGCCGCGGCGACGGCAGGCTCGACCCCGGGTACGACGATCGCTGCTGCTGTACCTCCTGTTACGCCGGAAGCTCATGGGTGGAGCGAAAGCCGCGCCTTCCTGGTCGGCATGGCCATCGGCATAACGAACACTGTCGGTATGATGCTTATTATTGTGGCTTTTGATCTGGGCAAGGCGGGCCTCGTCTCGGCTGTTGTGGCGGCGAACGTGCTGCTTATGCTGCTGTATACGCGCTTCGTCGTGAAGGAGAGGTTCAAGCGAACCGAGCTGATCGGCATTACCCTCGCATTCGCAGGACTCGTGCTGATGCGGCTGTTCGGGGAGTAATCGAGAGGGGGAGGGCAAGCGCGATGAGATTTTATACGGATCCTAGAGGGACGGCTTACGAGCAAATTATAGATGTGGCGATTGCGGAATCGGAATGTTTTATCCTCAAGGAGCATACAGGCGGCTGGGCAGGTATGTTGAGAAGCGACAGCTATAATAAGGTGCTGGAAGAGCTGAAGCCTTACCTGATTGACACCATTGACCTCAAGGATGCTGATATGGACGAAATCATGCAAGCGCAGAAGCTGTTTCGCAGCAATGCCTATTACACAGCGGGCACCTATCATAAGTATCGCTGCTGCGAAGCTAGCGGCTTAATACTAAAGGGTGCCGCATATCGTCTATCGGATTGGATTTATCCGCAGCTGCCGGAGGATTTGTGCTTCGTGATGGAGGGCGGCGGGGATTACCTCTACTCCATTGTCCATGAAGGAATGTATGGCCTGGAGGTTACGGAGGAGCAAGCGCGCGAGCTGATGGAGCGAATTACGGGGCTGTTTCTGGAATTGGAGGAGCATCGGGCTTTGGAGCGATTGCTCGACGATGCCATCAAGCATCGGTCCGACAAGCTGTATATCAGCGGTCATCGGCTCGCGGAGCTGCCAGGACGCATTAGGGAGCTTACGGAATTGCGGGAATTGGACATTTTCGAACAAGATGTATATCGGCTTCCAGAAGAGCTGTTCGAGCTGAGCAAGCTGGAACGGTTGGTTGTTATGACAGCTGATCTGGCGTGTATTCCCGCTTCCATCGCCAAGCTGCGAAACTTGAAGGAGCTGAATATTAGCTGCGGCAGCTCGGATCGGCCTGCCCCGGGCTGGCAGGTCAAGCCGAAGGAGGCCATCAGCTTGAACCGAATACCTCCAGAGATTGGGGAGCTGGAGGAGCTGGAGCGGCTGTCCATCCAATATTGTGCGATTGAGGAGCTGCCGCCCGAGCTGGAGAAGCTGAAGCGCTTGAAGTCGCTGTATTTGAGCAATTGTATGATCAAGACAAAGCCAGCTTTCCTCAGGCGAATGAGGAATCTGGAGCATGTTCATTTGTCGCAGGGTTTATTCTGAGGTGTCAATTCGTTAGCTATCAGATTCACAATAAACTGCGCCACACCGTCAGCGTTATTGCTTTCGGTGAGATGTGTGGCCATCGAAGCAAGCTTCGGATGGGCGTTGGATACAGCTATCCTGGTTCCTGAGGCTTCGAATAGACCGACGTCATTCAAGTTATCTCCAAACACAATAAGCTGATCCGGACTGCAACCGACGTAGGCAGCCCACTTTCGAGCACCCTCGTATTTGTTGGCGTCCGGATGGCTGAATTCCAGAAAAAAATGGTCTTGGATATAACTGTCTTTCATGAGGTGGATACATACGCTTTCCTCGAATTGTCTCCGAATTTGGGCTTCAAGCGGCTGCAGCTCCTCCAATAAACCGATGTAGGTTATAATCAATGTGCGGCATGCGTCAGGACAGATGAGCTGATCAAGCTCAACAAACCTGGGATCATTAGGCCGACTGTTATAGAATGCTGTATCTCCCGAACGGCTCAGTCGTTCATGGAACACTTTTTCTTTATTCTCTGAATCGAGGGCAAATAGTAAAGGGGTAAGCCCAAGAGATTTCCCAATGCTTATTATCTTGTGTGTCACGTTTCTGTCCAGCCAAGCTCCTTCGATAACCTGTCCTGTCAGCGGATCGAACAGCATTGCCCCGTTATATAGAACCAGTGGATGCTTCCATGGAATATCGCCGACAACTCGGTTTGAGCTTATGTAGCTTCTCGCCGTTGCATAACCAATAGCCGCCCCAGACTGAATTGCTTCAGTAATGACCTGTTTCGTGTATGGCGATAACGTGGCGTCCGAATGCAGCAGTGTCCCGTCAAGATCAGTGAGAATGTACGAGGTGGTCATATAGACTTAGCCTCCGTTTTATATTGGATCAACACCTATTAAGCATCGCATAGTGCCGATTGAGGCGTCAATATCTAGTGATTCCCTTTTAATTCTCGTGGGGCTACTTGAACTTGAGGAGCGATAGCGACACGAGAGATCGTTATGGGGGCTGATGGAGCGACTTGAGGAGCGATAGCGACACGAGAGAGCGTTATGGGGGTTGAGGGAGCCACTTAAGGAGCGATAGCGACACGAGAGATCGTTATGGTGGCTGAGGGAGCGACTTAAGGAGCGATAGCGACACGAGAGATCGTTATGGTGGCTGAGGGAGCGACTTAAGGAGCGATAGCGACACGGGAGATCGTTATGGGGTCTGCGGAAGCGACTTATGGAGCGATAGCGATACGAGAGATCGTTATGGGGGCTGAGGGAGCGACTTAAGGAGCGATAGCGACACGAGAGATCGTTATGGTGGCTGAGGGAGCGACTTAAGGAGCGATAGCGACACGGGAGATCGTTATGGGGTCTGCGGAAGCGACTTATGGAGCGATAGCGATACGAGAGATCGTTATGGGGGCTGAGCGTGCGACTTGAGGTGTTTGGTAGCTGCACCACTACGCTGAGCTGCTGGGCAATTAATTGGGATAGGGGCGAACAAACGGCGAGGGCACCCATAGAGGCGCCCTTCTGCAGCTTAAGCTTACACCGCTGGCAGCTCTGCCTGCGCTGCTTCGCGCTTTCGGAAGGCGGAATGGGACAATAGAACGCTTAACTCGAACAAAGCGGAGAGCGGGAGCAGGATAATGAACGACGATACGAAGTCAGGCGGCGAGATCAGGTTCGAGACAATGACGAGCACCAGATACGCGTATCGGCGGGACTTGCGCAGACGTTCAGGCGTGAGCAGGCCAATCCGCGTAAGGAACATGACGACTATTGGCAGCTCGAAGGCGGCTCCCATGGGGAGCACAATATTCATCATGAAGCTGAAATATTGGGTAGCGCCGTAGGTCTCCACAAGGTTCAGCTTAGCGGAGATGTCGCTGACGAAGGAATAGCTGATGGGCAGCAGCACGAAATAACCAAAGGCGAGACCAAGCAGCAGGCCAACTGCGCTGTAAGGCACATATCTCAAGGCAGCTGAGCGTTCATGGGCATGCAGGCCTTGCTTGACGAAGCCCCACAGCAAGTACAGTGCTGACGGAATCGTAACGGTGGCGGCGACCACCATTGCGATGTTCATATACATCCGTACGCCGTCAAACGGGGAGAATACATTCCATTCCAGCTCGGAGGCGGGCGGCCGGCTCTTCAAATAGTCGAGCAAGTATGGCGCGGCCGCCAGGCCCCCGATCAGACTAATGGCAAAAATAATAAGAATAGCGATTAACTGCTTGCGAAGCTCTGCGATATGGGTAAGGAGCGGCATGATCGGCAGCTTGTTCATGAGCGAAAACGCCTCCTTGTACCCCCCTCGTCACTACGATTATCCAGACCTTTGCGAAGCTCGAATGTATGGAAGCCATCCCGCAGCTTGCGATGAATTTCCTTCAGCAGCTCGACGTCCTCGAATGAAAACTTTCTTGCCCCGCCATTCGTTCTCTCCGGAAATACCAGCTGCTTGTCCTCATAATAGCGAATCTGTCGCTCCGACAAACCTGTCAGCTGCTTCACAGTACCAATGCCCATTACCTTAAGACTCATAGCTCCGCCTCCTGGAACGATTAGTGAACAGCCGCTGGAGTGAGATCTGGATGTCACAACTGTGTAATATTATTTCACATTAACAGCTGTTGGGTGAAATTTTAGCAAGGATCGGAAGCTTTTGACAATGGTAGAAACGAACTATCCTTTATAAAGTTGGTATTAATTAGGTCATAAATCTAGGTTATTCAGCCTATATTCAGGAAGTTTATCGAACTGCGCTCATGGTGAAAAATTAATTTATGTTAGGTATCCTTACAAAAGTTTAGATACAGCCGTAAGCTCCGTGTTATCGTTTCGGTGTGTCCACAACGAAGCTGATGAATAGGAGTGAGCGGGATGGAATCGACCAAAACGCCGGAGATGTCAAGGCGGCAATTCTTGAGCACGGTTGGCAAGCTGGGAGGGGGAGCGGCAGTATTCAGCGTCATGGGGACAATGGGGCTGCTGTCGCCGGAAACGTTGAAAGCGGCGGATTTTACTCCGCCAGATAAGAACGAGCTGTCCATGACGAACCGGAATGGCAAAAAAATTATCATTCTGGGTGCCGGCATCGCAGGTATGACCGCAGCCTATGAGCTGGGGCTTGCTGGATACGACTGCACGATTCTGGAGGCCCGCGCAAGATCGGGCGGCCGCGCATGGACGGTTCGCCGCGGCACGACGGTTGCGGAGATCGGTGCCGCCAAGCAGGTGGCGAGATTCGATAACGGGCTTTATTTCAATGCCGGACCGATGCGTATCCCGCAATTCCACGTCACAAT
This genomic window contains:
- a CDS encoding ATP-binding cassette domain-containing protein — protein: MALPVLEVHQLRKSFGDVKAVQEISFTAMPGEIFTIIGPNGAGKTTTLEMIEGLLPPDSGDIRFGSLTWARDEDRIKRQIGVQPQSSALFDLLTVQENLELFSTFYTHCRPAGEVMEMINLTEQRNKHVKTLSGGQKQRLAIGLAMINDPGIIFLDEPTTGLDPQARRNIWDIILKLKGIGKTIILTTHYMEEAEKLSDRVCIVDQGRIVTLDTPAALIDRLTKEREVRLSFLDGAAAAAETELSALQDNAVVRTELEGTSLKLWTTKPEETLYHLFGFTKNNGYRVEQISIREMSLEDVFIAFTGKEWRD
- a CDS encoding Gfo/Idh/MocA family oxidoreductase produces the protein MKAIRWGIIGCGNVTEVKSGPGFQKAEGSELVAVMRRNGELAADYAARHGVPRWYDDADKLIQDPEVDAVYVATPPSSHKEYAIKCAAAGKPVYVEKPMALDAEECQHMLEACEEKGVPLFVAFYRRALPYFTRIKELLESGAIGEIRYLTMTQHQPAGVNSGAEVLPWRLDPAVSGGGLFVDLASHTLDIMDFLLGPIRSVQGAAGNQAGLYAAEDIVTGSFVFENGVQATGTWCFSAYDYCDRNELVGSKGKLVFSTFGNERIEVITAEGVEVIELEKPLHIQQPLIQLIVNELRGGEPSPSNGLSAMRTSRVMDELLRDYKTGRQ
- a CDS encoding beta-galactosidase — translated: MNQPTTALDHLRLGVCYYPEHWKEELWADDFRRMAELGISIVRVGEFAWSIFEPREGVFSFELFDKALELAHQHGLQIIMGTPTATPPAWLTQKYPEVLNVNFNGQTIEHGLRRHYNYNSPKYRELCAIIVRRMAEHYRDHPAIVGWQIDNEFNCEISEFYSPADHAAFREWLQRKYGSLEALNEAWGTVFWSQTYTDWSQVHLSRMTTAGKQPNPHLYLDEKRFISDSVIDFAKVQVDIIREIAPRHWVTTNGLFGHLDSHRMTDELLDFFSYDSYPQFSTIFQDPNEESPLADRGWSQTLSTVRSISPQFCVMEQQAGPGGWVNRLDMPSPKPGQMRLWTYQSIAHGANMVVYFRWRTATFGHEMYWHGLNDYHNRENRRIREARGIGRELAEAGARIASTLYKAEVAIVRDYDNEWDGEYDVWHGPFYWQSRTAWYKALTRRHIPCDTLCLRQGTTLEELRKYKALIYPHAAIMTDEAAALLEEYVSQGGIVVFACRTGYKDDRAQCYMRPFPGAAAKLCGISVEEFTMVKGTRAAVRMNWLSDESAGIAAADTAADRFNDVLLPESDTVEIIATYASDHYAGKPAVTRNAFGQGEAWYYGAVFDEASAAQVISRIGLQSPAEGILELPPQVELAIREDAAGPLYFLLNYAEEPAEMTLREAKTDLLTGRKLQGTISLEGFGVLVLA
- a CDS encoding AraC family transcriptional regulator; the encoded protein is MHIHCIVPKPSYPLYVCYPDMFGRYSDFPHHAERREEGVLKEYNLHLIFGGGGYVVGEDGEQVQVKAGEGFLFAKEAFQQYGSSQSDPWDVRWIHFTASIPSAMLRGADEAGAWLFSFSEGARMQELTDRMYELSDSFGLGSEAAISALLYELLAQLDQHTESLEGAAALRKRREMREAADIIRSRCREAWDIAGMAKLTGYSPYHFIRVFGDVMGRTPIRYLTECRMLEAKLLLATSGLPIKDVAQRCGFSQASYFIRVFRGMEGLSPSAYRELHGRHGQS
- a CDS encoding EamA family transporter: MWLTYSILAAISFGLRGILYHWTSQKPVSRNALLCGTFTMGAVINLALWLLLSSEWTTACLIGMQMGLFSFGANASMFKGFAVGKASLVAILTALPSVVVVALAYLMWDERLYAAQLIAFLIIVGGVLLVRYSNDLSLRNLQGAQWGLLALLLFAGNDLSGKWSTIMEASLYPTLFMMFSTGASCFGLWWWKDTRSAAARSRAAAASEAAVTEEVRIAAAAAATAGSTPGTTIAAAVPPVTPEAHGWSESRAFLVGMAIGITNTVGMMLIIVAFDLGKAGLVSAVVAANVLLMLLYTRFVVKERFKRTELIGITLAFAGLVLMRLFGE
- a CDS encoding leucine-rich repeat domain-containing protein; its protein translation is MRFYTDPRGTAYEQIIDVAIAESECFILKEHTGGWAGMLRSDSYNKVLEELKPYLIDTIDLKDADMDEIMQAQKLFRSNAYYTAGTYHKYRCCEASGLILKGAAYRLSDWIYPQLPEDLCFVMEGGGDYLYSIVHEGMYGLEVTEEQARELMERITGLFLELEEHRALERLLDDAIKHRSDKLYISGHRLAELPGRIRELTELRELDIFEQDVYRLPEELFELSKLERLVVMTADLACIPASIAKLRNLKELNISCGSSDRPAPGWQVKPKEAISLNRIPPEIGELEELERLSIQYCAIEELPPELEKLKRLKSLYLSNCMIKTKPAFLRRMRNLEHVHLSQGLF
- a CDS encoding Cof-type HAD-IIB family hydrolase, which codes for MTTSYILTDLDGTLLHSDATLSPYTKQVITEAIQSGAAIGYATARSYISSNRVVGDIPWKHPLVLYNGAMLFDPLTGQVIEGAWLDRNVTHKIISIGKSLGLTPLLFALDSENKEKVFHERLSRSGDTAFYNSRPNDPRFVELDQLICPDACRTLIITYIGLLEELQPLEAQIRRQFEESVCIHLMKDSYIQDHFFLEFSHPDANKYEGARKWAAYVGCSPDQLIVFGDNLNDVGLFEASGTRIAVSNAHPKLASMATHLTESNNADGVAQFIVNLIANELTPQNKPCDK
- the tatC gene encoding twin-arginine translocase subunit TatC codes for the protein MNKLPIMPLLTHIAELRKQLIAILIIFAISLIGGLAAAPYLLDYLKSRPPASELEWNVFSPFDGVRMYMNIAMVVAATVTIPSALYLLWGFVKQGLHAHERSAALRYVPYSAVGLLLGLAFGYFVLLPISYSFVSDISAKLNLVETYGATQYFSFMMNIVLPMGAAFELPIVVMFLTRIGLLTPERLRKSRRYAYLVLVIVSNLISPPDFVSSFIILLPLSALFELSVLLSHSAFRKREAAQAELPAV
- a CDS encoding MerR family transcriptional regulator; translated protein: MSLKVMGIGTVKQLTGLSERQIRYYEDKQLVFPERTNGGARKFSFEDVELLKEIHRKLRDGFHTFELRKGLDNRSDEGGTRRRFRS